Part of the Sodalinema gerasimenkoae IPPAS B-353 genome is shown below.
GAGTTCCCCGTTTCAGTCATCAATCCCCGCCAAGGTCGAGATTTTGCCAAAGCTACTGGTCGTTTAGCTAAAACTGACGCGATTGATGCTCAAACATTGGCGTATTATGGCGAAGCCCTAAAGCCCCCGGTTCTAGCATCGAGCTCGGCTGAGACTCGTCAACTACAAGAGTTAACGAGTCGCCGGCGTCAGCTCATTGAGATGCAAACGGCTGAGAAAAATCGTTGTCGTCGCGCACGTGGCAAGGCTTTGGTGGATATCGAGGCTCACCTAGACTATCTCAGGGGACGTCTCGAACAACTCAACGCCGAGATTGAGGAATTGACTCAGAATTGTGCGGAATGGTCATCAAAAGTCGAATTACTTAAAACCATGCCCGGCATCGGTCAAGCGATTGCCACTACCTTGGTTTCTGACCTACCCGAACTGGGTCAACTCAGTGCCAAGAAAATTGCTCGCTTGGTCGGTGTAGCACCCCTGAATTTTGACAGTGGCAAGTACAAAGGTCAACGAAGAATTCAAGGAGGTCGGGCACCGGTCCGAGCAATTTTGTACATGGGGGCCGTTGTGGCCATGCGACACAATCCAGCTATCAAAGTTTTTTACGAACGCCTCGTCAAAAAAGGCAAGCCGAAAAAACTAGCTTTAACAGCCTGTCTGCGTAAACTTCTGGTCATGTTGAATGCGATGGTTCGAGATCATCGACCCTGGCAGTATTCAGAAAGCCCAGCAGCTCGTCCTTAGCCACCTTTGAATGCTTTGACAATTGAGGCAGTAACAGAAGGGCTGATCCAAGCCGTTAACTGCCTAGGATTGTGCTGCTCTTTAAAGCAGCCCCTTGACTCAAGAGCGAGATTATGCACCCAAACACGTTATCCTTGACAATTAAGACAGTCGCTACCATTTTGGGAGACACCGGGTTTCTGGATTGGGTGAGTTGGGAGATTGGGGTCGGGTGTCTGGGGTTGATCGATCGCCGAACAGACCCTACCATCGGTGTATTTAGGATTTTTGTGTCATGTCTATATCACGTGAATGGGTCAAGGTTGAGAATGACGGGTTGGAGATTGATGCCTATCTGGCTCAGCCGAGTGAACCGGGAGATTATCCGGGAATTGTGGTGTTTCAGGAGATTTTTGGCGTTAATGCTCATATCCGCGAGGTGACGGAACGGATTGCGGCTCAGGGGTATGTGGCGATCGCCCCCGCACTCTACCAACGCCTCGAACCCGGATTCGAGGTCGGCTATAGTGACGCCGATTTAGCCAAAGGACGGGAGTATAAGGTCCAAACCAAAGCCAGCGAACTCCTCGGCGATACCCAAGCCAGTCTGGACTATCTCAAAGGCTTGCCCAACACCACAGACCAGTTTGGCTGTATCGGCTTCTGTTTTGGCGGTCATGTGGCCTATCTGGCGGCCACCCTCCCCGATATTCAGGTGACGGCCTCCTGTTACGGGGCTGGGATTGCTCAGATGTGTCCCGGTCAGGAGGTGGGGACGACCTGCGATCGCACCCCCGCCATTTCTGGCACCATATACGCCTTTTTCGGCACAGAAGACCCCCTCATCCCCTTAAACGACGTTGACACCATCGAACAGGCGTTACAGGAGCATCACATCGACCATAAGCTCTTCCGCTACGAGGGCGCGACCCATGGCTTCCTCTGTGACCAGCGGGAGAGTTATCATCCCGAAGTGGCCAAACAGGCCTGGGGCGAGATTTGGCAGTTGTTCGGTCAGTTGAAAGATTAAACAACTTGGGTTGGTGTATCGTGGTTAGGGGGGGGGAAGCCTGTTCCCTGTTCCCTATTCCCTATTCCCTGTTTTTTCTATGACTGCTCAATCTCGCTCTAATCGGGACATGCCCTTTTCGATGGAAGACTTCGCCAAAGCCCTGGAGGGCCACGATGCGATTCCGGAAACGGGACAGTTGGTGACCGGAAAGGTGTTTGAACATGATGCCAATGGGGTTTATGTGGATATTGGCGGTAAGTCCCATGGCTTTTTGCCCCTCAAGGAAGTCTCGGCGGAGTTGGTGACGAACCTCGAAGAGGCACTCCCCCTGAATGAGGAACGGGAGTTTCTGGTGATTCGTGGGGCCAACGCCGATGGACAAGTGACTCTCTCGATTCGTCAGATTGAGATTAAGGAAACTTGGGACAAGATGGCGGAATTCCAGGAGTCTGGGGAGACGGTTGAGGTTGAGGTCACGGGAACCAACCGAGGCGGTGTAGTGGTTGATTTGCGTGGCTTGCGCGGCTTTATCCCACGATCGCACCTCGTAGAACGCCATAATCTCGATGCCCTGATTGGCCAACATCTCACGGTGACATTGCTGGAGGTAAACGCCGATGAGGATAAGTTAGTCTGTTCCCACCGCCTCGCCGCCAAAGCCAGTCGGATGCGGTATCTCGTGGCCGGGGAGTTAGTCGAGGGAACCGTTGCCAACATTAAACCCTATGGGGTGTTCGTGGAACTCGGTGGCGTGACGGGACTGCTGCATATTAAACAGATTAGTAAGGCCCGGATTCCCGATTTAGAAACCCTGTTTGAAGAAGGACAACCCCTGAAGGTGATTATCACGGAGATTGATGAGTGGAAAAACCGCATCTCTCTGTCGATGAAGGAATTGGAAAGTTATCCCGGTGAGGTGTTGGAGAAATTCCAAGACGTGATGGATAACGCCGAGGAACGGTTTAGTCATCATCAGACGGAGGAGGCGTCTCCCGAAACCAATTCGTAGGGGCGAACGGCCGTTCGCCCAAGGGCCATTCGCCCCCACAGGGAGGTAATTTGCTGATGACAATGGCTGGTTTATATCTGGTGGGAACGCCAATTGGCAATTTGCAGGATATGACCTTGCGGGCCATCCAAACCCTGAAGGAGGTGGATTTGATTGCAGCGGAGGATACCCGTCATACGGGGAAACTGTTGCAGCATTTCCAGGTTGAGACGCCCCTGATCAGTTATCACCACCATAATCGCCATGAGCGTTTGGGGGAACTGCTGTCTCGCCTTCAGGGAGGGACGGCGATCGCCCTCGTGACGGATGCGGGAATGCCAGGGATTTCTGATCCGGGGTATGAACTCGTCCAAGCCTGTGCAGCGGCCGGGATTCAGGTGACTCCCATTCCAGGGGTGAGTGCCTGTGTGACGGCGGTGAGTGTAGCCGGGATTGAGGGCGATCGCTTCTGTTTTGAAGGCTTCCTCCCCCTCAAAGGGAAAGAACGCCAGGAACGCCTCGAACAGTTGCAAAATGAACCGCGATTGCTGGTGTTCTATGAAGCCCCCCATCGGCTGCGACAGACTCTCGAAGATTTACAAACCGTCTTGGGAGAAGAACGTCGGGTTACCCTAGGCCGGGAATTGACGAAACGCTTTGAGGAGATTTGGCGGGGAACCTTGGCCGGGGCGATCGCCCATTACCAAAACCATGACCCCAAAGGGGAATATACCCTGGTGATTGGCGGCTGTCCCTCCCCGAGTCGTCAATTCTCCGAAGCCGCCCTAAAATCAGAACTACAGGCCCTGATGGAACAGGGTCACTCGCGATCGCAGGCCAGCCGTCTCCTGGCACAATCGACCCCTCTATCGCGTCGTGATATCTATCAAATTGCCTTAACCTTGACGGATTAGGCCATTTCTTTAGGCCATCTTTTGGAAAGTAAACCCGTGATTAGTCGTTGGCGTTGGATTTTAGCGTTTGTCCTCTCCCTCACCTTGATTCTTGTCCCCTGGATGAGTCTGCCTGGGGGGACTCTGATTGCCTGTGAACTGCGATCGCAGGTTGAAGGCGATCGCCGCCACCTAGATATTGAATTTCCCCGGCCCTGTCTCGACCAAAAACTACACCTCGATCGCTTCCTCGATCAAGCGCGACAGGACATCAACAACGACGAATTTTTCCCCTTTACCATTCGTCGAATGCGCTATCAACTCGTCGATAACGGGTTCCGCATTTTGGGCAATCTGGCCATCGAGTACCCGGTCATTGGACTGGTGAATTTTGAACTCTCACAAACGGTCTTCGTTAACCTCAACCAAGGGTCTCTGAATGTAGAAGCTGGAGAAACTCGAGTGCAGGTCAATGTGCCCTTTATTCGCAGTAATGACCTCAGTCCCCTGTTGAACCAGATGGTCAATACCCAACTGCGAATTTTCAATCAAAAGCGGCTGCAAGACTTCCTCCAAGACACAGAACTTGACCAAAGAATGGCGCAGGAAACGGGACTCACCGTGGAAGTCATTAACTTTCTCGTTCAATCCATTCAAGACCACTTCAGCGCCCAGATTACTAAGGATTCAGTCATCGTTTCAATTGATGTGGAGAATGGGAACGGCAATAACCCCGATGATAGCCCCAGCCCAGCAACAATCCAGTCTCTAGCAAGACTCTATCAAATCCCGTAACTCGACACAAGCTGCCGTGGAGATGATACGTCGTGAACCACTGGTTAAGATAAATTACCGTGATGGTACAACAAGACAAAAAAGACTCAACCCGATTAAGATACGTTAAGCCCCCCAGAATAATAATCCTAAAAGCCATCTCGACGTTTTTATTAGGACTCATTCTGGCATTCGTGTTATCGTATCCAAGTTATTCGGCTAGACATTCTATTGACAAAAATACCTGTTCCTTTCAGGGAATTCCTCTCTATGGAGATGTGAAAATTGTCAATCACTTTCCCGACATTAAAATTCGAGAGGTCAACCATTTCCCAGATTTAAATGTTGAAATCGTAACCTCTTTTCCTAATCGATGTGGAAAGTGGAAGTGGGTGGAACACTTCCCAGATTTCACCGTGAAATATGTGAATCATTTTCCAGATATTGACATTAAAGAGGTAACATCATTTCCAGGAATTCCCTAAACTATGACAAAGGGCAGAAATTGCCGTTGCTCATGGTTTTATGTATAGCCCTAGACCCATGGTTAAAGTCAAGATAGTTGCCCCCAGTCTGTTGAGTCTCCTCAGTGGTGTCCTTATGGGCTGTACCGTGGCCCCCTTTGAATTGTGGGGCCTGGGATGGTTCGCCCTGGCCCCTCTCTGGTGGCTGATTGGGCAAAAAAACACTCCCGCTTGGTGGTTGGGGGCCGCTTGGGGTGCGGGATTTCATGGAACTGCCATTTTTTGGATTACTGGGGTTCATCCCATGACTTGGATGGGCGTTCCTTGGTTGGCTAGTCTGGCCATTGCCATCACCTGTTGGCTGATTATCATCGTCTGGGGTGGCCTTTTAGTCGCACTCTGGGCCTATTTCCAACAATGGAGTCCCAAAGCTTGGGGGCCGAGGATTCTGATGGGTGTGGCCAGTTGGTGTCTCTTGGAAGTGCTGTGGCGATCGCTCCCCCTCTGGTGGTCTTCTCTGTCCTATACTCAAAGTCCCCATAATTTGCCCATTTTACACCTGGGGCAACTCTCGGGAACCACCACCATCACCGCTGTCCTCGTCGCCGTGAACGGCTGTTGGGCGGCAGCGTTTGACTCATTTGACCTGTCCCGAAAAAACATCCGTCTCCCGGCGATTTTTG
Proteins encoded:
- a CDS encoding dienelactone hydrolase family protein, giving the protein MSISREWVKVENDGLEIDAYLAQPSEPGDYPGIVVFQEIFGVNAHIREVTERIAAQGYVAIAPALYQRLEPGFEVGYSDADLAKGREYKVQTKASELLGDTQASLDYLKGLPNTTDQFGCIGFCFGGHVAYLAATLPDIQVTASCYGAGIAQMCPGQEVGTTCDRTPAISGTIYAFFGTEDPLIPLNDVDTIEQALQEHHIDHKLFRYEGATHGFLCDQRESYHPEVAKQAWGEIWQLFGQLKD
- a CDS encoding IS110 family transposase, giving the protein MSKTPQWIGVDVSQQTLDVYIRPLGKAIQIPNSPTQIAQLVESWQNERIERVVVEATGKLERELVIQLQEAEFPVSVINPRQGRDFAKATGRLAKTDAIDAQTLAYYGEALKPPVLASSSAETRQLQELTSRRRQLIEMQTAEKNRCRRARGKALVDIEAHLDYLRGRLEQLNAEIEELTQNCAEWSSKVELLKTMPGIGQAIATTLVSDLPELGQLSAKKIARLVGVAPLNFDSGKYKGQRRIQGGRAPVRAILYMGAVVAMRHNPAIKVFYERLVKKGKPKKLALTACLRKLLVMLNAMVRDHRPWQYSESPAARP
- the rsmI gene encoding 16S rRNA (cytidine(1402)-2'-O)-methyltransferase, whose translation is MAGLYLVGTPIGNLQDMTLRAIQTLKEVDLIAAEDTRHTGKLLQHFQVETPLISYHHHNRHERLGELLSRLQGGTAIALVTDAGMPGISDPGYELVQACAAAGIQVTPIPGVSACVTAVSVAGIEGDRFCFEGFLPLKGKERQERLEQLQNEPRLLVFYEAPHRLRQTLEDLQTVLGEERRVTLGRELTKRFEEIWRGTLAGAIAHYQNHDPKGEYTLVIGGCPSPSRQFSEAALKSELQALMEQGHSRSQASRLLAQSTPLSRRDIYQIALTLTD
- a CDS encoding S1 RNA-binding domain-containing protein — protein: MTAQSRSNRDMPFSMEDFAKALEGHDAIPETGQLVTGKVFEHDANGVYVDIGGKSHGFLPLKEVSAELVTNLEEALPLNEEREFLVIRGANADGQVTLSIRQIEIKETWDKMAEFQESGETVEVEVTGTNRGGVVVDLRGLRGFIPRSHLVERHNLDALIGQHLTVTLLEVNADEDKLVCSHRLAAKASRMRYLVAGELVEGTVANIKPYGVFVELGGVTGLLHIKQISKARIPDLETLFEEGQPLKVIITEIDEWKNRISLSMKELESYPGEVLEKFQDVMDNAEERFSHHQTEEASPETNS